TGGTAAAATGATAAAGGTAATAAATCCAGCCAACGAAGAAGTAATCTCCGAGGTTCCTGAAGCAACGATTGAAGAAACTAAAAAAGCTATAGATGCAGCATATGAAGCTCAAAAGAAATGGGAAAAATTGCCAGCTATAGAAAGGGCAAAATATTTAAAAAAGATCGCAGATGGCATAAGAAAAAACGCTAAGATGTTAACAGAAATATTAATGGAAGAACAAGGTAAAATTAGAAGTTTAGCAGAAACTGAGATAAATTTCACTACGGATTACATCGACTACATGGCTGAATGGGCTAGAAGAATTGAAGGAGAGATCATCCCAAGCGACAAACCAAATGAAAATATTTTCCTATATAAAGCGCCAATTGGTGTAGTTGCGGGGATACTTCCATGGAATTTTCCTTTTTTCTTAATTGCCAGAAAAATGGCCCCAGCGTTGATTACAGGAAATACTATAGTTGTAAAACCAAGTTCCGATACTCCAAACAACGCCTTTGAGTTCGCAAAGATAGTTGCAGAAAGCGACTTACCAAAAGGTGTTTTCAATTTGATAACAGGTAGAGGTTCAGTTGTTGGTGAAGAGTTAGCTTCCAATCCAAAAGTCGGAATGGTAAGTTTTACTGGAAGTGTTGAAGCAGGTTCAAAAATAATGGCATTAGCTTCAAAAAACATCACAAAAGTATCTTTAGAGTTGGGAGGAAAAGCTCCTGCAATAGTTATGGATGATGCCAACATAGATGATGCGGTAAAATATATAAAACAATCAAGGGTAATAAATACAGGACAAGTTTGCAACTGTGCCGAAAGGGTATACGTGCATGAAAAGGTAGCAGATGAATTTATTGAAAAAATGACTATAGCAATGGAAGACACAAAATACGGTGTTCCTTTAAAAGAAACCAATATAGAGATGGGACCTTTGATCAACAAGAACGCTCTTGAATCTGTTAAAGGATTCGTTAAAAGAGCTATAGATCAAGGGGCAAAACTGTTAACAGGAGGAGAAGACAGTAAATTTGAAAAAGGATACTATTACAAAGCTACAGTTTTAGCCAATTGTACTCAAGATATGGAAATAATTCAAAAAGAAGTTTTTGGTCCAGTACTTCCCATCGTTACTTTCAAGGATCTTGATCAAGCCATTGAATATGCAAATGACTGTGAGTATGGTTTAACATCGTCTATTTACACTCAGAACCTAGACGTTATGATGAGAGCGGCAAATGAAATAAAGTTTGGTGAGACTTATGTAAATAGAGAAAATTTTGAAGCTATGCAAGGCTTTCACGCTGGCTGGAGAAAATCTGGTATCGGTGGAGACGATGGAAAACATGGTTTAGAGGAATTTCTAAACACACATGTATTGTATATTCAATACAATACTAACAAGAAATGATTTTTATAATTTTGAAGGTGTGAAAAAATGAGAGTTAAAATTCCATATGGTAAAGAAGTAAAAAAATTAGATTTAGATGAAAACTTAAATGTTTCTTTATTAAAAAAGCCGGAAGCTAAGGGCGTGTGGAGTGCTTTTGACATTGAGATGATGAAAGCGTTGAGTTCTCCTTTTGGCACCCCCTCTCTTTCAACCTTGGCTAAAAGGAAAAAAGACTGTTGCATAGTTATTTCGGATACCACAAGACCCGTACCAAATTCTCTTATTTTGCCCTATATAATCTTTGATTTGAGGTTTGCTGGCATTAAAAAGGAGAATATAACAATTTTGATCGCAAATGGTTCACATGAACCACTCCCAGAAAGTATGTTTGAAGAATTAGTT
This DNA window, taken from Petrotoga sibirica DSM 13575, encodes the following:
- the aldA gene encoding aldehyde dehydrogenase, coding for MRRYKLFLNGEFVESSSGKMIKVINPANEEVISEVPEATIEETKKAIDAAYEAQKKWEKLPAIERAKYLKKIADGIRKNAKMLTEILMEEQGKIRSLAETEINFTTDYIDYMAEWARRIEGEIIPSDKPNENIFLYKAPIGVVAGILPWNFPFFLIARKMAPALITGNTIVVKPSSDTPNNAFEFAKIVAESDLPKGVFNLITGRGSVVGEELASNPKVGMVSFTGSVEAGSKIMALASKNITKVSLELGGKAPAIVMDDANIDDAVKYIKQSRVINTGQVCNCAERVYVHEKVADEFIEKMTIAMEDTKYGVPLKETNIEMGPLINKNALESVKGFVKRAIDQGAKLLTGGEDSKFEKGYYYKATVLANCTQDMEIIQKEVFGPVLPIVTFKDLDQAIEYANDCEYGLTSSIYTQNLDVMMRAANEIKFGETYVNRENFEAMQGFHAGWRKSGIGGDDGKHGLEEFLNTHVLYIQYNTNKK